The Musa acuminata AAA Group cultivar baxijiao chromosome BXJ3-6, Cavendish_Baxijiao_AAA, whole genome shotgun sequence region CTCATGGTGGAACGCCCCGTCGAGGTTCCGATCTGCAAGCTCTGCCAATGGCCTCTGACTGGATTCGAAATTCCACACGTTCTTCACCAGAAGAACCTCCGGCCGCCGGAAGTCCACCGCCATCATCCCGCTCACGACCTCGAGCACGACCACGCCGAAGCTGTACACGTCCGCCATCGTCGTCGCCTCGCCTGTCCTGATGTACTCCGGCGACATGTACCCGAATATTCCACGAGCCGAAGAGccgtggccggaagcaggggcgtGGTGGCCGTGGCCGTTCCTGGAGAGGAACTCCGCGAGGGCGAAGCTGCCAAGGCGGGGGTTCATGTCGTGGTCCAGAGAGATGGCGGAGGACGTGATGTTCCTGTGGATCACCTGCTCCTCCCACTCCTCGTGAAGGTAGAGAATGGCGGAGGCGAGACACTTGATGATGTTGTACCGGTGGTGCCATGCCAAGACCGAGTTCTTCCTGTGGAAGAGGTAGTGGCTGAGAAGGCTGGTGGTAGAGAAGTCGTAGACGACAAGCATCTCCCCCTTCTCGATGCACCACCCACGGAGCTGAACCAGGTGACGGTGGCGCAGACGCGCAAGGTTGTGGAGCTCGTCCGAGAACCGGGCGCGCAGCGCCGGGCACGTCCGCATCCCCAGCCGCTTCACCAGCACGTGGAAGCGGTTGTCCAGGTAGCCGTGGTAGCCGGTGCCGAAATCGAGCTCCGCCACCATCTGCGACTCCGAGAAGTTGTTGGTGAGGGCCACGATTTCCCGGTAGGTAATCTCGCGGGGCGTGTCGATGCTCGGGATCGGCTTCTGGGTACGACGGCTGTCGCTGCTGCCTCCGCTGGAGGCGCCGCTGTTGTCGGCGGTGAGGAACATGGTGGTGTTCGCGGCGGTGACGTAGTTggaggtggtggcggtggtggtagtGGTGGCGGTGCTGGAAGAGGAGAAGGCGATGTACCGGGGATGTGACTGGAAGGAGGGGAGCGCCGGGAGCTTGGCGGAGGAGCTCTCCGACAGAATCTCCATCACCCACTTCATGGTCGGCCGCGACTGCGGGTCGTAGAGGGAGCAGAGGAGGCCTAGGTGGATGAGCCGCCGCATCTCCGCCAGCGGATAGGAACCGTCCGGCAGCTTGTGGTCTCCGGCGTCCAGGAGCCGCCCCTCGTCGGACAGCCGCCGCAACCAGTCCAACATGAAGATTTGGTCATCCGGGAAGGTCAGATCCACCGCCCGCCGCCCGGTCGC contains the following coding sequences:
- the LOC103989278 gene encoding receptor like protein kinase S.2, producing the protein MPLVDRLCFVFPAHADSDAEVHPIEPSAAEKPPRGRTGRGRNISARARGVLRWLWGRRWCRCVPDDADPRDSSHFVDIAGAHLTPAKSKVGGSSPRIFSYSELYIGTHGFSDKEVLGSGGFGRVYRAVLPGDGTVVAVKCVSGRGDRFEKAFAAELVAVAQLRHRNLVRLRGWCVHDDQLLLVYDYMPNRSLDRLLFLPATGSAPPLDWARRRHIVFGLAAALFYLHEQLDTQIIHRDVKTSNVMLDSEFNARLGDFGLARWVEHGDEFDTSMRSVSAENYQFRLTETSRIGGTIGYLPPESFQKRGAAAAKSDVFSFGIVVLEVATGRRAVDLTFPDDQIFMLDWLRRLSDEGRLLDAGDHKLPDGSYPLAEMRRLIHLGLLCSLYDPQSRPTMKWVMEILSESSSAKLPALPSFQSHPRYIAFSSSSTATTTTTATTSNYVTAANTTMFLTADNSGASSGGSSDSRRTQKPIPSIDTPREITYREIVALTNNFSESQMVAELDFGTGYHGYLDNRFHVLVKRLGMRTCPALRARFSDELHNLARLRHRHLVQLRGWCIEKGEMLVVYDFSTTSLLSHYLFHRKNSVLAWHHRYNIIKCLASAILYLHEEWEEQVIHRNITSSAISLDHDMNPRLGSFALAEFLSRNGHGHHAPASGHGSSARGIFGYMSPEYIRTGEATTMADVYSFGVVVLEVVSGMMAVDFRRPEVLLVKNVWNFESSQRPLAELADRNLDGAFHHEELMRLVKLGIACTRSNPESRPSMRQIVSILDGNDELLRMTSHRKEGEEDWDEKNASSLSMVRRIQALGIQ